A genomic region of Enterococcus sp. 12C11_DIV0727 contains the following coding sequences:
- a CDS encoding NAD(P)/FAD-dependent oxidoreductase: MSKHVVILGAGYAGLRALHELQRGNTDLKITLVDQNDYHFEATDIHEVAAGIQTSERITYPIKDVVKTACTTFVQGRVETIDSENQLVHLKDQEALSYDYLIVALGYESESFGIPGVEEFSLKMVDIPTSEKVYQHLTEQMEAYKETKDENCLKIVVCGAGFTGIELLGSLHEGKKKLAEIAGVEPDKIQLYCVEAVTRLLPMFSEKLGGYGIDHLKKWGVNFLVGKPIKEIKQDTVVYLDNQETNELNELQAKTIIWTTGVSGSHVVGDSGFAAKRGRVMVQADLTDADHNNVYIIGDCSAVMDKESNRPYPTTAQISLKMGEHAGKNIKAQLKGEPTKEFTFKSLGSVASIGNSHAFGEVGKIEVKGYPASVIKKAIMDRSLFETGGIKEMLAKGRFDFYR; the protein is encoded by the coding sequence ATGAGTAAGCACGTCGTTATTTTAGGCGCTGGCTATGCCGGATTAAGAGCGCTACATGAATTACAAAGAGGCAATACTGATCTGAAAATCACATTGGTCGATCAAAATGATTACCACTTTGAAGCAACGGATATCCATGAAGTTGCAGCAGGAATCCAAACATCGGAAAGAATTACGTATCCAATCAAAGATGTTGTAAAAACTGCTTGCACAACATTTGTACAAGGTAGAGTGGAAACAATCGATAGTGAAAACCAATTGGTTCATTTGAAGGATCAAGAAGCCCTTTCTTATGATTATTTGATTGTGGCACTAGGCTATGAATCAGAATCTTTCGGGATTCCAGGTGTAGAAGAATTTTCATTAAAAATGGTCGACATTCCAACGTCAGAAAAAGTTTATCAACATTTAACTGAGCAAATGGAAGCCTATAAAGAAACCAAAGACGAAAACTGTTTGAAAATCGTGGTCTGCGGTGCCGGTTTTACTGGGATCGAGTTACTAGGTTCATTGCATGAAGGCAAGAAAAAGCTAGCTGAAATTGCTGGTGTTGAACCTGATAAAATCCAATTGTACTGTGTTGAAGCGGTGACGCGTTTATTACCAATGTTTAGCGAAAAACTCGGTGGTTACGGTATCGATCATTTGAAAAAATGGGGTGTCAATTTCTTAGTTGGCAAACCGATCAAAGAGATCAAACAAGATACAGTTGTTTATTTAGATAATCAAGAAACGAACGAATTAAACGAACTACAAGCAAAAACAATTATTTGGACGACAGGCGTTAGCGGCAGTCATGTAGTAGGTGATTCTGGTTTTGCAGCCAAACGTGGACGCGTGATGGTTCAAGCGGACTTAACAGATGCTGATCATAATAATGTTTATATTATTGGTGATTGTTCTGCTGTTATGGATAAAGAATCAAATCGACCTTATCCAACAACTGCACAAATTTCACTTAAAATGGGTGAACATGCAGGGAAAAACATCAAAGCACAATTAAAAGGTGAACCAACAAAAGAATTTACCTTTAAATCATTAGGCTCAGTTGCTTCAATTGGTAATAGTCATGCCTTTGGTGAGGTTGGAAAAATCGAAGTCAAAGGATATCCTGCTTCTGTTATCAAAAAAGCTATCATGGATCGTTCATTATTTGAAACAGGTGGTATTAAAGAAATGTTAGCTAAAGGTCGTTTTGACTTTTACCGTTAA
- the nhaC gene encoding Na+/H+ antiporter NhaC codes for MKKELSVKEALVVFLSLLLIISICVIGVGMSPIFPVLCALGLLIGWSKWRGASWDKIHEGIIEGVKTGIVPMVIFILIGALIAVWIASGVIPTMMFAGFSVISTKIFLPSAFVSCAVVGISIGSAFTTVSTIGLALMGMGISMGFNSAILAGAIISGAVFGDKMSPLSDTTNLASAVAGADLFKHIRNMMWTTVPAFIISFILYAVIGFQTKIGQTDLETKQFLAVLQENFAISWWAILPILLLVVCSIKRVPAIASLLVTILVSSVMYIIQTQNVDLKQLSTIIENGFVSETGMEQIDALLTRGGIQSMMWSVSLILLTLSLGGLLMKMDVMTVLMAPLAHKLKSTGSLVAATVFSGALANLMIGEQYLSIILPGRAFKESYDQAELAPEVLSRALEDSGTVLNSLIPWGVSGVFMASTLQVSTLAYAPFSFFILLCPILSILSGMTGIGIQRRAMSK; via the coding sequence ATGAAGAAAGAATTGAGTGTTAAAGAAGCATTAGTTGTGTTTTTGTCATTATTATTGATTATTAGTATTTGTGTGATTGGCGTTGGCATGAGCCCAATTTTTCCTGTATTATGTGCGTTAGGTTTATTGATTGGCTGGAGTAAGTGGCGTGGTGCTTCTTGGGACAAAATCCATGAAGGAATTATTGAAGGCGTAAAAACAGGGATTGTTCCCATGGTCATTTTCATATTGATCGGAGCTCTGATTGCAGTTTGGATTGCAAGTGGTGTAATTCCAACGATGATGTTTGCAGGATTTTCAGTTATCAGCACTAAAATCTTTTTACCTTCGGCTTTTGTTAGCTGTGCAGTTGTGGGGATTTCAATCGGAAGTGCCTTTACAACAGTTTCAACAATTGGTTTAGCCTTGATGGGAATGGGGATCTCGATGGGCTTCAACTCTGCTATTTTGGCAGGAGCGATTATTTCAGGGGCAGTCTTTGGGGATAAAATGTCTCCGCTATCGGATACGACCAATTTAGCTTCAGCTGTAGCGGGAGCAGATCTATTTAAGCATATTCGAAATATGATGTGGACGACCGTACCAGCGTTTATTATTTCGTTTATTTTATACGCAGTAATTGGGTTTCAAACAAAAATTGGACAGACTGATTTAGAAACCAAACAGTTTTTAGCCGTTTTACAAGAGAATTTTGCAATTAGTTGGTGGGCAATTTTACCGATTTTATTACTGGTGGTGTGTTCAATCAAACGAGTGCCCGCAATTGCATCATTATTAGTGACAATTTTAGTGTCTAGTGTGATGTATATAATTCAAACACAAAATGTTGACTTGAAACAGTTAAGCACGATTATTGAAAATGGGTTTGTCTCAGAAACTGGTATGGAGCAAATCGATGCGTTGTTGACTAGAGGTGGGATCCAAAGTATGATGTGGTCAGTTTCATTGATTCTTTTAACGTTGTCGTTAGGTGGTTTATTAATGAAGATGGATGTGATGACTGTACTGATGGCCCCGCTTGCGCATAAATTAAAATCAACCGGTAGTTTAGTTGCGGCAACAGTGTTTAGTGGAGCGTTAGCTAATTTGATGATTGGTGAGCAGTACTTATCGATTATTCTGCCAGGACGGGCCTTTAAAGAAAGTTATGATCAAGCAGAACTCGCCCCAGAAGTGTTGTCTAGAGCGTTAGAAGATTCTGGTACTGTACTGAATTCACTGATTCCTTGGGGGGTAAGTGGCGTGTTTATGGCAAGTACGTTACAAGTATCTACATTAGCATACGCACCCTTTAGTTTCTTTATCTTATTGTGTCCGATTTTGTCGATTCTTTCAGGAATGACAGGCATCGGCATCCAAAGACGAGCGATGAGTAAATAA